In the Oncorhynchus keta strain PuntledgeMale-10-30-2019 chromosome 14, Oket_V2, whole genome shotgun sequence genome, one interval contains:
- the ghra gene encoding growth hormone receptor a isoform X4: MASWEPPPSADVSVGWLTLVYELQFRRRNSSHWKVLEHEFGTQKSIYGLSTGEEYEVRVHCSMRAFNNFGEFSDAIFVHVSEIPSKESTFTVTLVLIFGAVGVAIFLMLIIFSQQQRLMVILLPPVPAPKIKGIDTELLKKRKLNELNFLLSVGGMGGLHPYPPDLYQDEPWMEFTELDTDEPEPGEKEDNQRLLSLGHNNHCTNHGCSHTLSIPDNDYDPELPDQETLMLMAALLSSQPEKVEPCLGNQRSHSNPPALEVLDVPCPRLQASERGERPLVQTQLGGPHSWVNINFYAQVSDVMPAGGVVLSPGQQVRAPENAITTEEDKKKIGKMEGGEEESEGEEEEEEEEERINKKFPSQLLVVDPEAGGYTTESSGRQISTPDPSSPGEVYHAFPPPPPYLLHTTPLGDYQSLYILPNSPAQFLPPVLDYTVVQDVDSQHSLLLNPPSPQGSPSCPPQPPSKPLPTMPIGYLTPDLLGNLLP; encoded by the exons ATGGCGAGCTGGGAACCCCCGCCCTCGGCTGACGTATCCGTTGGATGGTTGACACTGGTGTACGAACTCCAGTTCAGGAGGAGGAACAGCTCACACTGGAAAGTG tTGGAGCATGAGTTTGGCACTCAGAAGTCAATCTACGGCCTTAGTACAGGAGAGGAGTATGAGGTGCGCGTGCACTGCTCAATGAGGGCCTTCAATAACTTTGGGGAGTTCAGTGATGCCATCTTTGTCCATGTGTCAGAGATTCCCAGTAAAG AGTCCACGTTCACTGTGACTCTGGTCCTGATCTTCGGGGCTGTGGGAGTGGCCATTTTCCTCATGCTCATCATCTTCTCTCAGCAGCAGAG ACTTATGGTGATTCTTCTGCCTCCTGTTCCTGCACCCAAAATCAAAGGGATTGACACAGAACTGCTTAAG AAGCGAAAGCTGAATGAGCTGAACTTCCTCCTGAGTGTTGGTGGCATGGGGGGTCTCCACCCCTACCCCCCTGACCTGTACCAGGACGAGCCCTGGATGGAGTTCACCGAGCTGGACACAGACGAGCCTGAGCCTGGGGAGAAGGAGGACAACCAGAGACTGCTGAGCCTGGGTCACAACAACCACTGCACAAACCATGGCTGCTCTCACACCCTCAG catcccAGATAATGACTATGATCCAGAGCTGCCTGACCAGGAGACCCTAATGTTGATGGCCGCCCTCCTGTCCAGCCAACCTGAAAAAGTTGAACCCTGCCTGGGGAACCAGCGGAGCCACTCCAACCCCCCGGCTCTAGAGGTGCTGGATGTCCCATGCCCAAGGCTCCAAGcttcagagagaggggagaggcccCTGGTCCAGACACAGCTGGGAGGCCCTCATAGCTGGGTCAACATAAACTTCTATGCCCAGGTCAGCGATGTAATGCCCGCTGGAGGGGTGGTGCTCTCACCAGGCCAGCAGGTCAGAGCCCCGGAGAATGCTATAACAACAGAGGAGGATAAGAAGAAGATTGGGaagatggaaggaggagaggaggagagtgaaggggaggaggaggaggaggaggaggaggagagaataaaTAAGAAATTTCCATCTCAGCTGCTGGTGGTGGATCCTGAGGCTGGGGGCTACACGACAGAGAGTAGTGGCCGGCAAATCAGTACCCCTGACCCCTCCTCACCTGGGGAGGTTTACCACGCCTTCCCCCCACCTCCCCCCTATCTCCTGCATACCACCCCCCTAGGGGACTACCAGTCCCTGTACATCCTTCCCAACTCCCCTGCTCAGTTCCTGCCCCCTGTTTTGGACTACACTGTGGTTCAAGATGTTGACTCCCAGCATAGCCTTCTCCTCAACCCTCCTTCCCCCCAGGGGTCCCCCTCCTGCCCCCCACAACCACCCTCCAAGCCCCTGCCCACAATGCCTATAGGGTACCTCACCCCGGACCTGTTAGGCAACCTCTTGCCTTAA